A genomic window from Sulfurimonas sp. hsl 1-7 includes:
- a CDS encoding phosphoribosyltransferase: MKHYYTYEEFRTDTKALLKQVETQKPDGIVAISRGGLTLGHCLAEGLDLRDVQTIRTELYDDTTKRDAIKLFGECKFEQHKKVLVVDDISDSGETLKFVMEYLQNNFENIEFISATLFYKHTSKYEPTFWIKEAKMWIDFFWEADYTEE, encoded by the coding sequence TTGAAACACTATTACACATATGAAGAGTTTAGAACCGATACAAAAGCGTTACTCAAACAAGTTGAAACACAAAAGCCTGACGGCATTGTTGCGATCTCACGGGGTGGTCTGACACTTGGACATTGTTTGGCTGAAGGTCTTGATTTAAGAGATGTTCAAACGATACGTACAGAGTTATATGACGATACGACGAAACGTGATGCTATCAAACTTTTTGGGGAATGTAAATTTGAACAACATAAAAAAGTTTTGGTAGTGGATGATATATCAGACAGCGGTGAGACACTAAAGTTTGTAATGGAGTACCTTCAAAATAATTTTGAAAATATAGAGTTTATTTCAGCTACACTGTTTTATAAACATACTTCAAAATATGAGCCTACTTTTTGGATTAAAGAGGCAAAAATGTGGATAGATTTTTTCTGGGAAGCTGATTACACAGAGGAGTAG
- a CDS encoding LPP20 family lipoprotein: MMKNISKIALSLTLAAFVSACGDKKPEPQDQLPTDFQCKQENVLAPTWTCIPDVPGYYSGVGVADKSAAGIAHMRRVAVMNGRSDLAQQIQTQVKDKVEGFTRATGNGSAETVDMVTTAVTKQVAKVDLKSSKAVNMWQAPSGAIYMLVTVPEGEVNKEVKKAVKTSFKNDEALWQQFQSKQALEQLDKEFPTE; the protein is encoded by the coding sequence ATGATGAAAAATATCTCTAAGATTGCTTTATCTTTAACGCTTGCAGCTTTCGTATCTGCTTGTGGTGATAAAAAACCAGAGCCTCAAGATCAGCTTCCAACTGATTTTCAGTGTAAACAAGAGAATGTTCTTGCACCTACTTGGACTTGTATCCCTGATGTACCGGGTTACTATTCAGGTGTTGGTGTAGCTGATAAATCTGCTGCAGGTATTGCACACATGAGAAGAGTTGCTGTTATGAACGGTAGAAGTGACCTAGCGCAACAGATCCAAACACAAGTAAAAGACAAAGTAGAAGGTTTTACTCGTGCTACTGGTAACGGTTCAGCTGAAACTGTAGATATGGTTACAACTGCAGTAACAAAACAAGTTGCAAAAGTTGATCTAAAATCTTCAAAAGCTGTAAATATGTGGCAAGCACCATCAGGAGCTATCTATATGCTAGTTACTGTTCCAGAAGGTGAAGTAAACAAAGAGGTTAAAAAAGCTGTAAAAACTAGCTTCAAAAACGACGAAGCTTTATGGCAACAATTCCAATCTAAACAAGCTCTTGAGCAATTAGATAAAGAGTTCCCAACAGAGTAA
- a CDS encoding type II restriction enzyme produces MQKVSNNEAWNHIFDDLDILEHIKTNGYFDISAEEIKKRDGKEARLMTKTDHKEHLPVVMQENSLSILAIENGLYRIAKTDPFIYIEKEPQCEIKTIKQPVDITTLDPLNLKSESAALDIASISGMLDEVFGEATNLTIRGRLRGKLSFCLDSVPYDIEGVQIEVDGGYEGQNSVNLVEAKIGYRNNINIRQLLYPELFWKTQLKGQRKEVRSFVFYYQDDIFRFIPFYYDGNIITALHDQEKAFVFDRKSSFRLDLLEKNKTILVDRTIPFPQANDFEKVHAIFLNIAKEEHPTKTSVTDEFDIVSRQYDYYLNVLKWMRVCQERDSEIFLTERGERLLTLNIEKRLEEFARIIFSEPICFAQLKKLEQNEEDFQAYNLSGSTIERRMQSIRSWIKYFESFFTKSSPKQGRLF; encoded by the coding sequence ATGCAAAAAGTCTCTAACAATGAAGCATGGAACCACATCTTTGATGATCTTGATATCTTAGAACATATTAAGACAAACGGTTATTTTGACATCTCGGCCGAAGAGATAAAAAAAAGAGACGGCAAAGAAGCCAGACTAATGACCAAGACGGATCACAAAGAACACCTTCCTGTAGTGATGCAGGAAAACTCTTTATCGATTTTGGCAATTGAAAACGGACTTTACAGAATTGCAAAAACAGACCCTTTTATCTATATAGAAAAAGAGCCGCAGTGTGAAATAAAAACGATTAAACAACCTGTAGATATTACAACGCTTGATCCACTTAATCTTAAAAGTGAATCGGCAGCGTTAGATATAGCAAGCATATCTGGAATGTTGGATGAAGTTTTCGGTGAAGCGACAAACTTAACTATCCGCGGAAGATTACGAGGGAAACTATCTTTTTGTTTAGACTCGGTACCCTATGATATTGAAGGGGTGCAAATAGAGGTTGACGGCGGTTATGAAGGGCAAAACAGCGTTAATTTGGTAGAAGCCAAAATAGGCTATAGAAATAACATCAACATCAGACAGCTGTTATACCCGGAGCTCTTTTGGAAAACCCAACTCAAAGGGCAGAGAAAAGAGGTCAGAAGTTTTGTTTTTTATTACCAAGACGATATCTTTCGATTTATCCCTTTTTATTATGACGGCAATATAATTACGGCTTTGCATGATCAAGAGAAGGCATTTGTCTTTGATCGTAAAAGCTCTTTTAGACTCGATCTGTTAGAGAAAAATAAAACCATTTTAGTTGATCGGACGATTCCGTTTCCTCAGGCAAACGATTTTGAGAAAGTACATGCAATCTTTTTAAATATCGCCAAAGAGGAACATCCTACAAAAACCAGTGTAACTGATGAGTTTGATATTGTCTCAAGGCAATACGATTATTATCTAAATGTTTTAAAATGGATGAGGGTATGTCAAGAGCGTGATTCAGAGATCTTTTTAACAGAGCGTGGAGAGCGCCTGCTTACTTTAAACATCGAAAAAAGGTTAGAAGAGTTTGCTAGAATTATTTTTTCTGAACCTATATGTTTTGCGCAGTTGAAAAAGTTAGAGCAAAACGAAGAAGATTTTCAAGCATATAATTTAAGTGGAAGTACTATAGAGAGACGAATGCAAAGTATTCGATCGTGGATCAAATATTTTGAGAGTTTTTTTACAAAAAGTTCCCCGAAGCAGGGGAGACTTTTTTAA
- a CDS encoding DNA adenine methylase, which yields MCKPIIKWVGGKRQLLSDLKRLMPKQYNRYFEPFIGGGALFFELKPQNAFINDYNTELTNLYKTIRDNPDELIKDLAKHKNESDYYYETRALDRDKKVFDKLNSIQRASRFIYLNKTGFNGLYRVNSKGECNVPFGRYKNPKYCDSENIKACSELLKNTQINNGDFESIKEHVKEGDFVYFDPPYVPLNATSSFTGYTDQGFDEDMQFRLKELCEYIDNVGAYFMLSNSSAEYVYKLYKDYTIHEVKATRNINSNASKRGKITEVVVTNY from the coding sequence ATGTGTAAGCCAATAATAAAATGGGTAGGTGGAAAAAGACAGCTACTCTCCGATCTCAAACGATTGATGCCAAAACAGTACAATCGATACTTCGAACCTTTTATCGGAGGCGGGGCACTTTTCTTTGAACTTAAACCGCAAAATGCCTTTATAAACGATTACAATACAGAACTTACAAACCTTTATAAAACAATTAGAGACAATCCTGATGAATTGATCAAAGATTTGGCAAAACATAAAAATGAATCGGATTATTATTATGAAACAAGAGCACTCGATCGAGATAAAAAAGTGTTTGACAAACTTAACAGTATTCAAAGAGCAAGCCGCTTTATCTATTTAAACAAAACCGGTTTTAACGGTTTATACAGAGTAAATTCAAAAGGGGAGTGTAACGTCCCGTTTGGAAGATATAAAAATCCAAAATATTGTGACAGTGAAAATATAAAAGCGTGTAGTGAGCTTTTAAAAAATACACAAATCAATAACGGAGATTTTGAGTCTATCAAAGAGCATGTAAAAGAGGGGGATTTTGTCTATTTTGACCCTCCTTACGTTCCGTTAAATGCGACTTCAAGTTTTACGGGCTATACAGATCAGGGGTTTGATGAAGATATGCAGTTTCGATTAAAAGAGTTATGTGAATATATCGATAATGTAGGAGCATATTTTATGCTCTCAAACTCTTCTGCAGAATATGTCTATAAACTCTATAAAGACTACACTATCCATGAAGTAAAAGCGACGAGAAATATTAACTCTAACGCTTCAAAAAGAGGCAAGATTACAGAAGTGGTTGTAACAAACTACTAA
- the der gene encoding ribosome biogenesis GTPase Der — protein sequence MKKIAIIGRPNVGKSSLFNRLVKKRDAITSDLAGTTRDIKRKVAIINNKQAELLDTGGLDKGCELYDKIKEMSLKAAYAADIILYMVDGKGLPEEEDKKLFYELQTLGKDVALVVNKIDNDKMKEKLWDFYEFGTDAIFGISVAHNRNTIALLDWLYERIPDEDIIVEEEEQEVVSVDEEELSDEEFFMEDKSDDEEDGYYYWDADDESNFEDDSIFAENDNIKEYDPEDDNHIKIAIIGRTNVGKSSLLNALLHEERSVVSSVAGTTIDPIDETIVYKDKQLTFVDTAGLRRRGKIVGIEKYALLRTKEMLENANMALIVLDASEPFKDLDEKIAGLVDSNRLAAIIVLNKWDISDKQEHDKIIQEVRDRFKFLAYAPIITLSAKSGQRVDRLHDMILSINENYTQRIPTSQLNEVLQRALRRHTLPSVSGQVIRIYYATQYETRPPKIALVMNKPKGLHFTYRRYLANKFREAFNFEGTPLLFKAKKRG from the coding sequence ATGAAAAAAATCGCCATTATCGGTCGTCCGAATGTTGGAAAAAGCTCACTATTTAACAGACTAGTCAAGAAACGTGATGCAATCACATCCGATCTGGCAGGTACTACAAGAGATATTAAAAGAAAAGTAGCCATTATAAATAATAAACAGGCAGAGCTTTTAGATACCGGTGGTCTTGACAAAGGTTGTGAACTATATGACAAGATCAAAGAGATGAGTTTAAAAGCAGCATATGCAGCAGATATCATTCTCTATATGGTTGATGGTAAAGGTTTACCTGAAGAGGAAGATAAAAAGCTTTTTTATGAGCTCCAAACTCTTGGAAAAGATGTAGCTCTTGTTGTTAACAAAATCGATAATGACAAGATGAAAGAGAAACTTTGGGACTTTTACGAATTTGGAACTGATGCTATTTTTGGAATATCTGTAGCACATAACAGAAATACAATTGCTCTACTCGATTGGCTATATGAGAGAATCCCTGATGAGGATATCATTGTCGAAGAGGAGGAACAAGAGGTTGTTTCTGTTGATGAAGAGGAACTTAGTGATGAAGAGTTCTTTATGGAAGATAAAAGCGATGATGAAGAGGATGGCTACTACTACTGGGATGCAGATGATGAAAGCAATTTTGAAGATGATTCAATCTTTGCAGAAAATGACAACATCAAAGAGTATGATCCAGAAGATGACAACCATATAAAAATCGCTATTATCGGGCGTACAAATGTCGGTAAAAGTTCACTTTTAAATGCTCTTTTACATGAAGAACGTTCAGTTGTTAGTAGTGTAGCAGGGACAACTATAGATCCTATTGATGAGACTATCGTTTACAAAGACAAACAACTCACATTCGTAGATACTGCCGGTCTTCGCCGTCGCGGTAAAATTGTAGGTATCGAGAAGTATGCTCTGCTTCGTACGAAAGAGATGCTTGAAAATGCAAATATGGCCTTAATCGTTTTAGATGCAAGTGAACCTTTTAAAGACCTTGATGAAAAGATTGCGGGACTTGTAGACTCGAATCGTCTGGCTGCTATTATCGTACTTAACAAATGGGATATCTCAGATAAACAAGAGCACGATAAAATCATCCAAGAGGTACGCGACAGATTTAAATTCTTGGCATACGCACCGATCATTACTCTCTCGGCAAAATCGGGGCAGCGTGTTGATAGACTTCACGACATGATTCTGAGCATCAATGAAAACTATACACAAAGAATTCCAACTTCACAACTCAACGAAGTATTACAGCGTGCACTTAGACGCCACACACTTCCAAGTGTAAGCGGACAGGTAATTCGTATCTACTATGCGACACAGTATGAAACAAGACCACCGAAAATTGCACTCGTTATGAATAAGCCAAAAGGTTTACACTTCACATATAGAAGATATTTGGCAAATAAATTTAGAGAAGCATTTAATTTTGAGGGGACACCTTTACTGTTTAAGGCGAAGAAAAGAGGGTAA
- the hemJ gene encoding protoporphyrinogen oxidase HemJ has translation MYDWVVWFHVLSFISWFSALFYLPRLFVYHAENIENKGFVEVVKIQEYKLFKYIGVPAMWATLLSGGYLAYSLGFSGNAWLHAKILFVVFLVIYFVSLEKFRRDFEADRCTKSGKFFRMYNEIPTLLMLVIVAMVVIKPF, from the coding sequence ATGTATGACTGGGTAGTATGGTTTCATGTACTCTCGTTTATATCTTGGTTTTCCGCTTTATTCTACCTTCCTCGATTATTTGTATATCATGCAGAGAACATCGAGAACAAAGGTTTTGTAGAGGTTGTGAAAATTCAGGAGTATAAACTCTTTAAGTATATCGGTGTTCCTGCAATGTGGGCTACACTTTTAAGTGGTGGTTATCTGGCATACAGTCTCGGTTTTAGCGGTAACGCTTGGTTACATGCAAAAATCTTGTTTGTTGTATTTTTAGTGATCTATTTTGTGTCGTTAGAGAAGTTTCGCAGAGATTTTGAAGCTGATCGATGTACAAAAAGTGGAAAATTCTTTAGAATGTACAACGAAATTCCAACATTATTGATGTTGGTAATTGTTGCAATGGTAGTAATAAAACCGTTTTAA
- the hpf gene encoding ribosome hibernation-promoting factor, HPF/YfiA family — MNLQIRAKDITLTDNTKDHIGNAVEAFRKYSLDITSIDCVVASEKKGVMVEFNIKVAHANPVIITQHDEDLDAAIDLAVERATKALRRLHERVVSHGAESLKDLEVVDA; from the coding sequence ATGAATTTACAAATTCGTGCAAAAGATATTACATTAACTGACAATACAAAAGACCACATTGGAAACGCTGTTGAAGCATTTAGAAAATATTCACTAGATATTACAAGTATTGACTGTGTTGTAGCATCTGAGAAAAAAGGTGTAATGGTAGAGTTCAATATTAAAGTTGCTCACGCTAACCCTGTAATTATTACACAACATGATGAAGATTTAGATGCTGCAATCGATCTTGCAGTTGAGCGTGCTACAAAAGCACTTCGTCGTTTACATGAAAGAGTTGTTTCTCATGGTGCTGAGTCATTAAAAGACTTAGAAGTGGTTGATGCATAA
- the trpS gene encoding tryptophan--tRNA ligase: MRVFTGIQPSGDLHLGNYFGSIKQMVDAQEQNETFAFIANYHAMTSLNDGDRLKELTMQAATDFLALGIDPSRSTFWVQSDVKEVLELYWVLSSFTPMGLLERAHSYKDKTAKGIAANHSLFSYPVLMAADILLFSPDVIPVGKDQIQHVEIARDIAIKFNNEYGEIFKLPEYQVAENVATVPGTDGQKMSKSYGNTVNIFGEEKKQLKTIKKIVTENVPMEAPKEYEECNVYNMAKLFLNENECQLLQERYQRGGEGHGHFKLYLHDVIWEYFRPYREKREYFETHQDEVREILNAGADKARAVASELIEKVRSVTGIKY, encoded by the coding sequence ATGAGAGTTTTTACAGGAATTCAACCATCAGGAGATCTGCATTTAGGGAATTACTTCGGTTCCATTAAGCAGATGGTTGATGCACAAGAACAAAATGAGACTTTTGCATTTATTGCAAACTACCACGCTATGACATCACTTAATGACGGAGATCGTCTTAAAGAGTTAACGATGCAAGCGGCAACTGATTTTTTAGCACTTGGAATTGATCCTTCTAGATCAACGTTCTGGGTACAATCAGATGTTAAAGAGGTATTAGAGCTTTATTGGGTACTTTCATCTTTTACACCTATGGGATTATTGGAGCGTGCGCACAGTTATAAAGACAAAACTGCCAAAGGGATCGCAGCAAACCATTCACTATTTTCTTATCCTGTATTAATGGCAGCAGATATATTACTATTTTCTCCGGATGTTATTCCTGTTGGAAAAGATCAGATACAACACGTTGAGATCGCACGTGATATTGCTATCAAGTTTAACAATGAATACGGTGAAATATTTAAACTTCCTGAGTATCAAGTTGCTGAAAATGTTGCAACTGTACCCGGTACAGATGGGCAAAAAATGTCAAAAAGTTACGGGAACACTGTAAATATTTTTGGTGAAGAGAAAAAACAGCTTAAAACGATCAAAAAAATCGTAACGGAAAACGTACCGATGGAAGCTCCAAAAGAGTATGAAGAGTGTAATGTTTACAATATGGCAAAACTCTTTTTAAATGAAAATGAGTGCCAACTGCTTCAAGAAAGATATCAACGAGGCGGAGAGGGGCACGGCCACTTCAAACTTTACCTTCACGATGTAATTTGGGAGTATTTTAGACCATACAGAGAAAAGCGTGAATATTTTGAAACACATCAGGATGAAGTGAGAGAGATTTTAAATGCCGGTGCTGATAAAGCAAGAGCCGTAGCCTCTGAACTTATTGAAAAAGTTAGAAGCGTTACGGGAATCAAATACTAA
- the soxZ gene encoding thiosulfate oxidation carrier complex protein SoxZ produces the protein MADIKVKAKLKGGVVSVKAMAKHEMSTYNMAEKKTGDRENANFITHVVATVNGETVMEMSTSQYLSKNPIFKFDIKGIGAKGDSLEMVAVDRKGNTLKGKGKIK, from the coding sequence ATGGCTGATATTAAAGTAAAAGCAAAATTAAAAGGCGGCGTAGTTTCTGTTAAAGCAATGGCTAAACATGAGATGTCTACATACAACATGGCGGAGAAAAAAACTGGTGACAGAGAAAATGCTAACTTCATTACTCACGTTGTTGCTACTGTTAACGGTGAAACTGTAATGGAGATGTCTACTTCTCAATACCTATCTAAAAACCCAATCTTTAAATTCGATATCAAAGGTATCGGTGCTAAAGGTGACTCTCTAGAGATGGTTGCTGTTGATAGAAAAGGTAACACTTTAAAAGGTAAAGGTAAAATTAAATAA
- a CDS encoding thiosulfate oxidation carrier protein SoxY → MERRQFLSMTLGALALAVVPASVRAEDFRKSKPAVWTAHTVDDAIMAMYGKKDLTMSNVKLTAAKVASDSPKKAVASNGGAIPVDFSVSVPAKTVAVFQDANPEAAVCVYTVSKYDVMDYSIKIKMAKSGTITIVAEGTDGKLYAAKQTLDVALGGCEG, encoded by the coding sequence ATGGAAAGAAGACAATTTTTAAGTATGACTTTAGGTGCATTAGCTTTAGCTGTTGTACCTGCAAGCGTAAGAGCTGAGGATTTCAGAAAATCTAAACCAGCTGTATGGACTGCACACACTGTTGATGATGCTATCATGGCAATGTATGGTAAAAAAGACCTCACTATGAGTAATGTTAAATTAACTGCTGCTAAAGTTGCATCTGACAGCCCTAAAAAAGCTGTTGCATCTAACGGTGGTGCAATTCCAGTAGATTTTTCAGTATCTGTTCCTGCTAAAACTGTAGCAGTATTCCAAGATGCTAACCCAGAAGCTGCTGTATGTGTTTACACTGTATCTAAATACGATGTTATGGATTATTCAATTAAAATCAAAATGGCTAAATCTGGTACTATTACTATCGTAGCTGAAGGTACTGACGGTAAACTTTATGCTGCTAAACAAACTTTAGATGTTGCACTTGGTGGATGTGAAGGTTAA
- a CDS encoding c-type cytochrome — protein sequence MKTLLKTIIALGILGAAALSADANFAKCTACHGANGEKKALGKSQVIQGWKAEKTLAALKGYKDGTYGGPMKGVMKGQVAKLNEADMKALAQHIEGLK from the coding sequence ATGAAAACTTTATTAAAAACAATCATCGCGTTAGGAATTTTAGGTGCGGCAGCTTTAAGTGCAGACGCTAACTTTGCAAAATGTACAGCGTGTCACGGTGCAAACGGTGAGAAAAAAGCTTTAGGAAAATCACAAGTGATTCAAGGTTGGAAAGCAGAGAAAACTCTTGCTGCTTTAAAAGGATATAAAGATGGAACATACGGTGGTCCTATGAAAGGTGTGATGAAAGGTCAAGTGGCAAAATTAAACGAAGCTGATATGAAAGCACTTGCTCAACATATAGAGGGTTTAAAATAA
- a CDS encoding sensor histidine kinase — protein MSVLKNLDINLSKSSKKTLRNFLLLYIFFTLVITGLGVYLYYSSQKEIYNQEQLVALNDYANELTLKLKDLKNDTTNELLYPWDKKFKTTLYDKDYKLLYSTKQNPTLDLSALQMTQNMIARYLKNSDEYYLGAQYIIVEMAGDENFESSLLRTIVLFASIFLIFMLSVGYFLLRLLLSPMKDTLYLLDRFIKDTTHELNTPVSTILTNIELLQTQEQNKFSQKVINRIEIGAKTLSNIYDDLTFLVLKHKLVSHDEKLILNEVLDERVEYFNSLAKIKNIEIIENFQEEIVLNIDRKKLIKVIDNLLSNAIKYNTINGTIEIAVNQKSLTIKDSGIGIAKENLENLFTRYARFTNSTGGFGIGLHIVKSIVDEYGFGISVDSVEEKYTAFTITF, from the coding sequence TTGTCAGTATTAAAAAATCTGGATATAAATTTATCCAAAAGTAGCAAGAAAACGCTTCGAAACTTTTTATTACTCTATATCTTTTTTACACTGGTTATCACGGGACTAGGTGTATATCTTTATTACAGTTCACAAAAAGAGATCTATAATCAAGAGCAGTTGGTCGCTTTAAATGATTATGCCAATGAATTAACTCTAAAACTCAAAGATCTGAAAAACGATACGACAAACGAGTTACTCTATCCTTGGGATAAAAAGTTTAAAACTACCCTTTACGACAAAGATTATAAACTTCTATATTCAACAAAACAAAATCCTACGCTTGATTTGAGTGCTCTGCAGATGACGCAAAATATGATAGCACGCTATCTGAAAAACAGTGATGAATATTATTTGGGAGCGCAGTATATTATAGTTGAGATGGCAGGGGATGAAAATTTTGAATCTTCACTGTTACGTACGATAGTTTTGTTTGCCAGTATCTTCTTAATATTTATGCTGAGTGTAGGATATTTCTTACTCAGACTTTTACTGAGTCCTATGAAGGATACACTCTATCTACTTGATAGATTTATCAAAGATACGACACATGAGTTAAATACACCTGTTAGTACGATTTTAACAAACATTGAACTGCTTCAAACTCAGGAGCAAAACAAGTTCTCTCAAAAGGTGATAAACAGAATTGAGATAGGGGCAAAAACACTTTCAAACATCTATGATGATCTTACCTTTTTAGTACTCAAGCATAAACTTGTATCACACGATGAAAAGCTTATACTCAATGAAGTCCTAGATGAGAGAGTAGAGTATTTCAACTCTTTGGCAAAAATAAAAAATATTGAGATAATTGAGAATTTTCAAGAAGAGATTGTTTTAAACATTGATCGGAAAAAACTTATAAAGGTAATTGATAATCTTCTTTCAAACGCTATTAAATACAATACTATTAACGGAACAATAGAGATAGCAGTTAATCAAAAGAGTTTAACTATTAAAGATAGCGGCATAGGGATAGCCAAAGAGAACTTGGAGAACCTTTTCACACGTTATGCTAGATTTACAAACTCTACGGGTGGATTTGGGATAGGTCTGCATATTGTAAAATCTATTGTAGATGAGTATGGATTTGGGATCAGCGTCGATTCTGTTGAAGAGAAATATACAGCTTTTACCATTACATTTTAA
- a CDS encoding response regulator transcription factor, producing MKKILLLEDDMALHETVKDFLESLEYEVISSFDGEDAGEKAYENNFDLLLLDVNVPKMSGFELLSEIRDRQNETPAIFITSLSGIADLESGYDSGCDDYIKKPFALKELQLRVETLLKREFYHNKSDEVTLPNGCSFDTGNDTLKQNGVLISLANKELQLLKLFLQHKNELVSHEVIENRLWGYDEESSESAVRTYIKHLRQILGKDTIVSIKKSGYKFIQK from the coding sequence ATGAAAAAAATATTACTTCTTGAAGATGACATGGCATTGCATGAAACCGTTAAAGATTTTTTAGAATCTTTAGAGTATGAAGTGATCAGCAGTTTTGACGGAGAAGATGCCGGTGAAAAGGCCTACGAAAATAATTTTGATCTACTTCTACTTGATGTAAATGTCCCTAAAATGAGCGGTTTTGAACTTTTAAGTGAAATAAGAGACAGACAAAATGAAACACCTGCCATCTTTATTACATCTTTGAGTGGTATAGCAGACTTAGAGAGTGGCTATGATAGCGGATGTGATGACTATATAAAAAAGCCGTTTGCACTCAAAGAGTTGCAACTAAGAGTTGAAACACTTTTAAAAAGAGAGTTTTACCATAATAAAAGTGATGAAGTAACGCTGCCAAATGGATGCAGTTTTGATACAGGCAATGATACATTAAAACAAAACGGTGTTTTAATATCACTAGCGAATAAGGAACTGCAACTTTTAAAACTTTTTTTACAGCATAAAAATGAATTAGTAAGTCATGAAGTGATTGAGAACAGATTGTGGGGATATGATGAAGAGAGCAGTGAGAGTGCCGTACGAACGTACATTAAACATCTGCGTCAAATTTTAGGAAAGGATACAATTGTCAGTATTAAAAAATCTGGATATAAATTTATCCAAAAGTAG
- a CDS encoding multiheme c-type cytochrome, with translation MKIFLVFLLAVSFSYGAEVVKVDEKYQESTSCKTCHKRIVDEWSNSWHAKSHFKNDEYFRKSIEYVSRKTRKSLNSVKIECATCHNPRISVTDTGIDYEIAAVMGLDKGSNVNKAVNDNAISEGINCVVCHNVDKIHDEYDEKKRGMDRVEWTPSGTMTGPYDDAQSPYHKTIHHDFMDKTPNRLCFVCHANDRSVKKGLVFTNMEAEYKGDQACVTCHMGPQKQDVAATFSINGKQKIRTVRNHGFMGAHSSAMWEDALKLSLSTKQNKLLITITNPQPHNIPSGFGGRELVLDVVYKDTGDKVIENKTISLTTTYTRRKGKESTPHMARKQSKDMSIPAKGKKVLKVDKLPGAKKVEVNLSYRLVNDEIKGLLDLKDPIWSKKFAITKATKKL, from the coding sequence ATGAAGATTTTTCTAGTTTTTTTACTCGCAGTTAGTTTTAGTTATGGTGCTGAAGTTGTTAAGGTAGATGAAAAGTATCAAGAGTCTACAAGTTGTAAAACGTGTCACAAAAGAATAGTGGACGAGTGGAGCAACTCTTGGCATGCAAAAAGCCACTTTAAAAATGATGAGTACTTTAGAAAAAGTATAGAGTATGTAAGTAGAAAAACAAGAAAAAGTCTTAATAGTGTAAAAATTGAGTGTGCAACATGCCACAATCCTCGAATTTCAGTAACAGATACCGGTATTGATTATGAGATAGCAGCTGTTATGGGCCTTGATAAAGGTAGTAATGTTAACAAAGCAGTTAACGATAATGCTATCAGTGAGGGGATCAATTGTGTCGTATGTCATAATGTAGATAAAATCCATGATGAATACGATGAGAAAAAACGTGGAATGGATAGAGTTGAATGGACACCGTCTGGAACTATGACGGGACCATATGATGATGCTCAATCTCCATATCATAAAACTATACACCACGATTTTATGGATAAAACACCTAACAGACTTTGTTTCGTATGTCATGCAAATGACAGAAGTGTGAAAAAAGGCTTAGTCTTTACAAATATGGAAGCTGAGTACAAAGGGGACCAGGCATGTGTGACATGTCATATGGGACCACAGAAACAAGATGTCGCTGCAACATTTAGCATTAATGGAAAACAAAAAATCAGAACTGTAAGAAATCATGGTTTTATGGGTGCTCACTCTTCAGCGATGTGGGAAGATGCATTAAAACTTTCATTGTCAACAAAGCAGAATAAGCTTCTTATCACTATAACAAACCCTCAACCTCACAATATCCCTAGCGGTTTTGGTGGAAGAGAATTAGTTTTAGATGTAGTTTATAAAGATACCGGAGACAAAGTTATAGAAAATAAAACTATCTCTTTAACTACTACGTACACGAGAAGAAAAGGGAAAGAGAGTACGCCTCATATGGCAAGAAAACAATCTAAAGATATGAGTATTCCTGCAAAAGGGAAAAAAGTCTTGAAAGTTGATAAATTGCCTGGTGCTAAAAAAGTTGAAGTAAACTTAAGTTACAGATTAGTAAATGACGAGATAAAAGGTCTTTTAGATTTAAAAGATCCTATCTGGAGTAAAAAGTTTGCTATAACAAAAGCAACTAAAAAGTTATAA